The Paenibacillus pabuli DNA segment GACTTCCTCCCTAGGCGTGGTCTGAGCCCAGTCAATGGCTTTGGCAACCCCGTCAACAAATTGCTTCACCGTATTCGGATTCTCCCGGATGTAATCCTCGCTGAAGAAATAGTCGCCTGCCGTAAACTCCTTGCCAAACACATCGATATCTCTGAAAATTTCAGTGATTCCTCCTGTTGCCAGAGCCCTGTCCCGGCCAATTCCGCTTAACATCACCACGTCGATCTGTTGATTCCGCAGCACCTGTTCCGCACTTGAACTTGGGACGGTCACCAAAGTGACCTGTTCGATTTCTTTTTCCGTCAGATTGCCTTGTCGTAAATAGTCTTTGAGGACAAATTCCAAATGAGCCCCGAGAATGTTCACCCCTACCTTTTTCCCGATAAAATCTTTAGCTGACTTTATGGGTGACCCCTCAAGGGTGTAGGCTCCGATATACGTATGTTCATCACTGCCGTATGAACCGATGACGGACTTTATTTTTACATTTTGAGAATAGGATTTGATAATGGCCCCGTTGAATGCTGAACCAAAGTCAATTTGTTTCGTCGCGGTTAACTGGATGCTTTCCGGTCCCCCAACGCTGTCACCTATGGATTCCAGTTTCAAATCCCCCAAGTAGCCCAAATCTGCAGCCAGCTCCGGAAAAGAAACACTTCCAGGTGAAGACTGATACTGCAGAACTTGATCTTCTTCTCCGCTCTTCGCGGAGGTCTTGGGATCTGAGCAGCCTGATAGGACACCACTGACCAAGCCTGCAAGTACAAGAATGCCTAATGTTCGTTTCATCTCGCTTTTCCTCCTCCAAACGATGCTTATTCATAACTTATTAATTCAATTGAATTAGTAAGGATTATTGATAAAAAAATAATGAGGGAATATTCGAACAGAACTACTCATTCACTTGCTGTTTCCATTTGGAAAATCTACGTTCAAGCATGCTGAGCCCTTGGTTGATTAACAACCCCAGCAAAGCAATGGTTAATATCCCGGCATACATTTGAGGGATCTGGAAGTTATATTGGGAATACGTAATGAGATAACCCAAACCTTCTTTGGCCCCTACCATTTCAGCAGCTATAAGTACCAGGATCGCCCCTGTCCCTGCCATACGAATACCGGTAAAAATGGTTGGGACTGATGCTGGCAGAATCACCTTAAGAAATAATTTAAAGGAC contains these protein-coding regions:
- a CDS encoding ABC transporter substrate-binding protein, yielding MKRTLGILVLAGLVSGVLSGCSDPKTSAKSGEEDQVLQYQSSPGSVSFPELAADLGYLGDLKLESIGDSVGGPESIQLTATKQIDFGSAFNGAIIKSYSQNVKIKSVIGSYGSDEHTYIGAYTLEGSPIKSAKDFIGKKVGVNILGAHLEFVLKDYLRQGNLTEKEIEQVTLVTVPSSSAEQVLRNQQIDVVMLSGIGRDRALATGGITEIFRDIDVFGKEFTAGDYFFSEDYIRENPNTVKQFVDGVAKAIDWAQTTPREEVISRFEDIVNQRERKETTENLKYWKSTGISEKGGVITPSEYGTWIDWLVANGELKEGQVKPEDLYTNEYNPFAQ